One stretch of Streptomyces sp. MMBL 11-1 DNA includes these proteins:
- a CDS encoding DNA repair ATPase, producing the protein MDSDTTATSTAPQDTQSGTGDVDAGAYEVLRRRLSAQAGELVRRAEALNVRRTEEFGSTGLRLLATEQVRTERASVPRDLVAVGGQLLFGFERGPGARGEAGVEDVLLVRDCAPEEGAPGAESALLEDEAFRREFSSLHRYFRDARLLRLRRVDGRLLAVFRTGENAEDIRVLRWALGPDGSPGAFLDAQGERDHVFPPSHDFDWTVAGRDAHVPGRHPHIAIGKGGGLYVDTLGGTLTVKVTDDTESPDGIYEEPVDEPLQSLADADVEYAEVGPLVLLRVRPYKEDTWRHLVFNSLLATVQRLDGIGPSCHRLPEDQGIIFPGGYYLTTGTAKTFDTAEELAEPVFEGAVRSPNGEDVLYVFRSRDGLRSLLLPYNLIRQEVATPLTGRGHALLDDGTLILLRDTPDGPARVHPLQRWQTPYVSDTYAAARPVGTGPLARTGNADLVRGISDCLALAHGVRDMTPTTAVYGRLAADCARAQDRYHWLADPELGSLAEPLGELRATAQQVLAEFTAVQELTRRAADALEETAARITALVRRVRGEVPGSASAWVERLTELRQVHGHLATVGDMRYADVERVAELSARTEDDIASAAQRAVSFLAREDAFDGYHEDIAGLVADAGALETVRDASAVTDRLSAMTEGLATVTDVVAGLDIGDATVRTSILERIAEVLGGANRARATLDARRRELLSKEGRAEFAAEFALLGQAVTGALAAAGTPETCDDQLARLLLQLENLESRFAEFDDFLAELAERRTEVYEAFSARKQTLQDERARRAERLAGSAGRVLETIARRVASLEDLDAVHTYFASDPMVAKVRRTAEELRELGDPVRAEELDGRLKAARQEAGRALRDRTELYADGGSVIRLGRHRFAVNTQPFDLTLVPAGDSLAFALTGTDYRAPVTDPAFAEARPYWEQLLPSENASVYRAEHLAARLLDEHGARRLAALTDSELARLVRESAAEAYDEGYTRGVHDEDATAILTALLRLHADAGLLRHEPAVRAAAQLFWAYGADEALRASWTRRAVSLARARDTFGLAPAIDALQEEWAAAIGSPSPSAPGHAVAAYLFEELTTGPAGFVVGSSVRAFLDAFHREAGPDAYGDDLAALGDDRAARQQLVEGWLAPYAETAAAGGGIGLDGGDLAEAVAVELCPELERYACDAPLTERLEGLLGDHPRIADGGALTVRIDELLARTAEFRTRTVPGFRAYQRLRTSLVTAERGRLRLDDHRPRVMSAFVRNRLLDEVYLPLIGDSLAKQLGTADADRRTDSQGLLLLVSPPGYGKTTLMEYVADRLGMVLVKISGPNLGHDVTSLDPDRAPSATARQEIEKINFALEAGNNTLLYLDDIQHTSPELLQKFIPLCDATRRIEGVRDGEPRSYDLRGKRFAVCMAGNPYTESGEQFRIPDMLANRADVWNLGEVLSGRDDVFALSFVENALTANPVLAPLAARSREDLALLVRLAGGSDPAARAEHLEHPYSAAELDRVLAVLRHLLTARDTVLAVNAAYIASAARTDATRTEPPFRLQGSYRNMNKIAERIVPVMNDEELSAVVDDHYAGEAQTLTTGAEANLLKLAALRGTLTAEQAERWAAITASYVRTQALGGPDGDPMTRAVAALGLLADRIAAVETAIQRAADPRHLLAGPAGPAGSVGPAGPAELAGPTASANPPGAVNHQVTPDRRAKITSTPH; encoded by the coding sequence ATGGACAGCGACACCACCGCCACCTCCACCGCGCCGCAGGACACGCAGAGCGGCACGGGCGATGTGGACGCCGGCGCCTACGAGGTGCTGCGGCGCCGGCTCTCGGCACAGGCCGGGGAGCTGGTGCGACGGGCCGAGGCCCTCAACGTGCGGCGGACCGAGGAGTTCGGGTCGACCGGGCTGCGGCTGCTGGCCACCGAGCAGGTGCGCACCGAGCGGGCCTCCGTGCCGCGTGACCTCGTCGCGGTGGGCGGGCAGCTGCTCTTCGGTTTCGAGCGCGGGCCGGGCGCGCGCGGCGAGGCCGGTGTCGAGGACGTCCTCCTCGTACGGGACTGCGCGCCGGAGGAGGGCGCTCCCGGAGCGGAGAGCGCCCTCCTCGAAGATGAGGCTTTCCGGCGCGAGTTCTCCTCGCTCCACCGCTACTTCCGCGACGCCCGCCTGCTGCGGCTGCGCCGCGTCGACGGCAGGCTCCTCGCCGTCTTCCGGACCGGGGAGAACGCCGAGGACATCCGCGTGCTGCGCTGGGCGCTCGGGCCGGACGGCTCTCCGGGGGCGTTCCTCGACGCGCAGGGCGAGCGCGACCACGTCTTCCCGCCCTCCCACGACTTCGACTGGACGGTCGCCGGGCGGGACGCCCACGTTCCCGGGCGGCACCCGCACATCGCCATCGGCAAGGGCGGCGGGCTCTACGTCGACACGCTCGGCGGCACCCTCACCGTCAAGGTCACCGACGACACCGAGTCCCCGGACGGGATCTACGAGGAGCCCGTCGACGAGCCGTTGCAGTCGCTGGCCGACGCCGACGTCGAGTACGCGGAGGTCGGGCCGCTGGTGCTGCTGCGCGTGCGTCCGTACAAGGAGGACACCTGGCGGCACCTGGTCTTCAACTCGCTGCTCGCCACCGTCCAGCGGCTCGACGGCATCGGCCCGTCGTGCCACCGGCTCCCCGAGGACCAGGGGATCATCTTCCCCGGCGGCTACTACCTCACCACCGGCACCGCGAAGACCTTCGACACGGCGGAGGAACTGGCCGAACCGGTCTTCGAGGGCGCGGTCCGCTCGCCCAACGGGGAGGACGTGCTCTACGTCTTCCGCTCGCGCGACGGGCTGCGCAGCCTCCTCCTCCCCTACAACCTGATCCGCCAGGAGGTCGCCACCCCGCTCACCGGGCGCGGGCACGCGCTGCTGGACGACGGGACGCTGATCCTGCTCCGGGACACCCCGGACGGGCCCGCGCGCGTGCACCCCCTGCAGCGCTGGCAGACGCCGTACGTCTCCGACACCTACGCCGCCGCCCGCCCCGTCGGCACCGGCCCGCTCGCCCGGACCGGCAACGCCGACCTGGTGCGCGGGATCTCCGACTGCCTCGCCCTGGCCCACGGTGTACGGGACATGACGCCGACGACCGCCGTGTACGGGCGGCTCGCCGCCGACTGCGCCCGCGCCCAGGATCGTTACCACTGGCTGGCCGACCCCGAACTGGGCTCTCTCGCCGAGCCGTTGGGAGAGCTACGGGCCACCGCACAGCAGGTGCTGGCCGAGTTCACCGCCGTACAGGAGCTGACCCGGCGGGCCGCCGACGCGCTGGAGGAGACCGCCGCCCGCATCACCGCGCTGGTGCGCCGGGTGCGCGGCGAGGTGCCCGGGTCCGCGTCCGCGTGGGTCGAGCGGCTGACCGAACTGCGCCAGGTCCACGGTCACTTGGCGACGGTCGGCGACATGCGGTACGCCGATGTCGAGCGCGTCGCGGAGCTGTCGGCCCGGACCGAGGACGACATCGCCTCGGCGGCTCAGCGGGCCGTCTCCTTCCTCGCCCGCGAGGACGCGTTCGACGGCTACCACGAGGACATCGCGGGGCTCGTGGCCGACGCGGGTGCGCTGGAGACCGTCCGGGACGCGTCCGCCGTGACCGACCGGCTGTCCGCGATGACGGAGGGGCTGGCCACCGTCACGGACGTGGTCGCCGGTCTCGACATCGGCGACGCCACCGTACGTACGTCGATCCTGGAGCGGATCGCCGAGGTGCTGGGCGGGGCGAACCGGGCCCGCGCCACGCTCGACGCGCGCCGCCGGGAGCTGCTGTCGAAGGAGGGGCGGGCCGAGTTCGCCGCCGAGTTCGCGCTGCTCGGGCAGGCCGTCACGGGCGCGCTGGCCGCCGCCGGCACCCCGGAGACGTGCGACGACCAACTGGCGCGGCTGCTGCTCCAGTTGGAGAACCTGGAGTCGCGGTTCGCGGAGTTCGACGACTTCCTCGCCGAGCTGGCCGAGCGCCGCACCGAGGTGTACGAGGCGTTCTCGGCGCGCAAGCAGACCCTCCAGGACGAGCGGGCGCGGCGCGCGGAGCGGCTGGCCGGGTCGGCGGGCCGGGTGCTGGAGACCATCGCCCGGCGGGTGGCCTCGCTGGAGGACCTCGACGCCGTCCACACCTACTTCGCCTCCGACCCGATGGTCGCCAAGGTCCGCCGCACGGCCGAGGAGCTGCGCGAACTGGGCGATCCCGTCCGGGCGGAGGAGCTGGACGGGCGGCTGAAGGCGGCCCGCCAGGAGGCGGGCCGCGCCCTGCGCGACCGCACCGAGCTGTACGCGGACGGCGGGTCCGTGATCAGGCTGGGCCGCCACCGGTTCGCCGTGAACACCCAGCCGTTCGACCTGACGCTCGTACCCGCCGGGGACAGCCTCGCCTTCGCCCTGACCGGGACGGACTACCGGGCCCCGGTCACCGACCCGGCGTTCGCGGAGGCCCGGCCGTACTGGGAGCAGCTGCTCCCCTCCGAGAACGCCTCCGTCTACCGTGCCGAGCACCTCGCCGCCCGCCTCCTCGACGAGCACGGGGCCCGGCGCCTCGCCGCACTCACCGACTCCGAACTGGCCCGGCTGGTGCGGGAGTCGGCCGCAGAGGCATACGACGAGGGGTACACGCGGGGCGTCCACGACGAGGACGCCACCGCGATCCTGACCGCGCTGCTGCGCCTGCACGCGGACGCGGGACTGCTGCGCCACGAGCCGGCCGTCCGCGCGGCGGCCCAGCTCTTCTGGGCGTACGGGGCCGACGAGGCGCTGCGCGCCTCCTGGACGAGGCGCGCGGTGTCCCTGGCGCGCGCCCGCGACACCTTCGGGCTCGCCCCGGCCATCGACGCCCTCCAGGAGGAGTGGGCGGCGGCGATCGGCTCCCCGTCCCCGTCGGCGCCGGGTCACGCCGTCGCCGCGTACCTCTTCGAGGAGCTGACTACCGGGCCCGCCGGATTCGTCGTGGGCTCCTCGGTCCGCGCCTTCCTGGACGCCTTCCACCGGGAGGCCGGCCCCGACGCGTACGGCGACGATCTCGCGGCCCTCGGCGACGACCGGGCCGCCCGGCAGCAGCTCGTGGAGGGCTGGCTCGCCCCGTACGCCGAGACGGCGGCGGCCGGCGGCGGAATTGGCCTCGACGGCGGCGACCTGGCGGAGGCCGTGGCGGTGGAGCTCTGCCCGGAGCTGGAGCGGTACGCCTGCGACGCTCCGCTCACCGAGCGCCTGGAGGGCCTCCTCGGCGACCACCCGCGCATCGCGGACGGCGGGGCCCTCACCGTACGGATCGACGAACTCCTCGCCCGTACCGCTGAGTTCCGTACCCGCACCGTGCCCGGCTTCCGCGCCTACCAGCGGCTGCGCACCTCCCTGGTGACCGCCGAGCGCGGGCGGCTGCGGCTGGACGACCACCGGCCGCGCGTGATGTCGGCGTTCGTCCGCAACCGGCTGCTCGACGAGGTGTATCTGCCGCTGATCGGCGACAGCCTGGCCAAGCAGCTCGGCACCGCCGACGCCGACCGGCGCACCGATTCACAAGGGCTGCTGCTGCTCGTCTCGCCGCCCGGCTACGGCAAGACGACGCTCATGGAGTACGTCGCGGACCGGCTCGGCATGGTGCTCGTCAAGATCAGCGGGCCCAACCTGGGCCACGACGTGACCTCGCTCGACCCGGACCGGGCCCCGAGCGCCACCGCCCGGCAGGAGATCGAGAAGATCAACTTCGCGCTGGAGGCGGGCAACAACACGCTCCTCTACCTCGACGACATCCAGCACACCTCGCCCGAACTGCTCCAGAAGTTCATCCCGCTGTGCGACGCCACCCGGCGTATCGAGGGTGTGCGGGACGGCGAGCCGCGCAGCTACGACCTGCGCGGCAAGCGGTTCGCGGTGTGCATGGCGGGCAACCCGTACACCGAGTCCGGCGAGCAGTTCCGGATCCCCGACATGCTCGCCAACCGGGCCGACGTCTGGAACCTCGGCGAGGTCCTCAGCGGCCGGGACGACGTCTTCGCGCTGAGCTTCGTGGAGAACGCCCTGACCGCCAACCCGGTCCTCGCCCCGCTGGCCGCCCGGTCCCGGGAGGACCTGGCGCTGCTGGTGCGGCTGGCGGGCGGCAGCGACCCGGCGGCCCGCGCGGAGCACCTGGAACACCCTTACAGTGCTGCCGAGTTGGACCGCGTCCTGGCCGTGCTGCGCCATCTGCTCACCGCCCGGGACACCGTGCTCGCGGTGAACGCGGCGTACATCGCGTCGGCCGCGCGGACGGATGCCACGCGCACCGAGCCGCCGTTCCGGCTCCAGGGCTCCTACCGCAACATGAACAAGATCGCCGAGCGGATCGTGCCCGTCATGAACGACGAGGAGCTGTCCGCCGTCGTCGACGACCACTACGCGGGCGAGGCCCAGACGCTCACCACGGGGGCCGAGGCCAACCTCCTCAAGCTGGCCGCCCTGCGCGGGACGCTCACCGCCGAACAGGCCGAGCGGTGGGCGGCGATCACCGCGTCCTACGTCCGTACGCAGGCGCTCGGCGGACCGGACGGCGACCCGATGACCCGGGCCGTGGCCGCGCTCGGTCTGCTCGCGGACCGCATCGCGGCGGTCGAGACCGCGATCCAGCGCGCGGCGGACCCCCGGCACCTGCTGGCGGGCCCTGCGGGGCCTGCGGGGTCGGTGGGACCTGCGGGGCCTGCGGAGCTGGCGGGGCCGACGGCCTCGGCGAACCCGCCCGGCGCGGTGAACCACCAGGTCACGCCCGACCGTCGTGCGAAGATCACCAGCACTCCACACTGA
- a CDS encoding universal stress protein → MGRIVVGVDGSDSSIKALHWAVRQAGLTGATVEAVNSWEYPATSWASMMPGMPEDFDPQALATVSLTEALEEALGAEGAAAVSKVVVIGNPAQALLDRAQGAELLVVGARGHTGLKATLLGSVSLHVTQHAPCPVTVVRD, encoded by the coding sequence ATGGGCAGGATCGTCGTGGGCGTGGACGGCTCCGACTCCTCGATCAAGGCACTGCACTGGGCCGTGCGCCAGGCCGGGCTGACCGGTGCCACGGTGGAGGCCGTGAACAGCTGGGAGTACCCCGCCACCAGCTGGGCGTCGATGATGCCGGGCATGCCGGAGGACTTCGACCCGCAGGCCCTGGCCACCGTCTCCCTCACCGAGGCGCTGGAGGAGGCCCTCGGCGCCGAGGGAGCCGCGGCGGTCAGCAAGGTCGTGGTCATCGGCAATCCGGCCCAGGCCCTGCTGGACCGCGCCCAGGGCGCGGAGTTGCTCGTCGTGGGAGCCCGCGGCCACACCGGTCTGAAAGCCACCCTTCTCGGCTCGGTCAGCCTCCATGTCACCCAGCACGCGCCGTGCCCGGTGACGGTCGTGCGCGACTGA
- a CDS encoding NAD-binding protein: MLGFVPPLPQQPGRPPSTGHMIVCGDDALARRLAVELRYVYGERVTLLLPPGRDANSPETPLTQRGRAAALFGRMSAAMNRAGSGTGTAGGGNSGTGSGTSSSDTNAGVEAVRIMEAPEPSDDVLEEAGVDRAAALALVYDDDERNIRAALTARRLNPRLRLVIRLYNRKLGLHLEELLDQAAAVAMPGIDPALLDASTTVLSDADTAAPALAATALTGSSKVIQAEGLLLRAAERPPPRPGEAADPGLCTLALLSSTTNDPAGAEGSDSSGDEAPQLLPDESAVAAATGRGTVVLETVSRADPDRPATRMGGRGAPLSQVFSRRLRWSALGVAASVVALVIASVVTTKDSVVHSTYLTLLDLLSMGDPAEGGGDARQIIQLLSGVAGLLLLPLLVAAVLEAFGTLRTASSLRRPPRGLSGHVVLLGLGKIGTRVLVRLRELDIPVVVVEEDPEARGIPLARSMHVPTVIGDVTQEGVLEAAKIYRARALLALTSIDTTNLEAALYARSVKPDLRVALRLYDDEFATAVYRTLRTAHPQALTRSRSVSHLAAPAFAGAMMGRQVLGAIPVERKVMLFAALEVAGHPQLEGRTVEQAFRAGAWRVLAIDATPPADRNPDLAAPLPFDPEGDVAPPPSGLVWDLHPGYVLRAQDRVVIAATRRGLAELLRRQRAVVPRQ; encoded by the coding sequence ATGCTGGGTTTCGTGCCTCCACTTCCTCAGCAACCGGGACGCCCGCCGTCCACCGGCCACATGATCGTCTGCGGTGACGACGCCCTGGCGCGCCGGCTCGCCGTGGAGCTGCGCTACGTCTACGGGGAACGGGTCACCCTGCTCCTGCCCCCGGGCCGGGACGCGAACAGCCCCGAGACGCCGCTGACCCAACGGGGAAGGGCGGCGGCCCTGTTCGGCCGGATGTCGGCGGCGATGAACCGCGCGGGCAGCGGCACCGGAACGGCCGGCGGCGGCAACAGCGGCACCGGCAGCGGCACCAGCAGCAGCGACACCAACGCCGGAGTCGAGGCCGTCCGCATCATGGAGGCGCCCGAACCCTCCGACGACGTACTGGAGGAGGCGGGCGTCGACCGGGCCGCCGCCCTCGCGCTCGTCTACGACGACGACGAGCGCAACATCCGCGCCGCCCTGACCGCCCGCCGCCTCAACCCCCGTCTGCGGCTGGTCATCCGGCTCTACAACCGCAAGCTCGGGCTCCACCTGGAGGAGCTGCTCGACCAGGCGGCGGCCGTCGCCATGCCCGGCATCGACCCGGCGCTGCTGGACGCCTCCACCACCGTCCTGTCCGACGCCGACACCGCCGCCCCGGCCCTCGCCGCCACCGCGCTCACCGGCAGCAGCAAGGTCATCCAGGCGGAGGGCCTGCTCCTGCGCGCCGCCGAACGCCCCCCGCCCCGCCCCGGCGAGGCGGCCGACCCCGGCCTGTGCACCCTCGCCCTGCTCTCCTCCACCACCAACGACCCGGCGGGCGCCGAGGGTTCGGACAGCAGTGGCGACGAGGCCCCCCAACTGCTGCCCGACGAGAGCGCCGTCGCCGCCGCGACCGGCCGGGGCACGGTGGTCCTCGAAACGGTCAGCCGGGCCGACCCGGACCGTCCGGCCACCCGCATGGGCGGCAGGGGCGCCCCGCTCTCGCAGGTCTTCTCCCGCAGGCTCCGCTGGTCGGCCCTCGGCGTCGCGGCCTCCGTGGTCGCCCTGGTGATCGCCTCGGTCGTGACCACCAAGGACAGCGTGGTGCACTCCACCTACCTGACGCTGCTCGACCTGCTGTCGATGGGCGACCCGGCCGAGGGCGGAGGGGACGCCCGGCAGATCATCCAGCTCCTCTCCGGCGTCGCCGGCCTTCTCCTGCTCCCCCTGCTGGTCGCCGCCGTCCTGGAGGCGTTCGGCACCCTGCGCACCGCGTCCTCGCTGCGCCGCCCACCGCGCGGTCTGTCGGGGCACGTGGTGCTGCTGGGGCTGGGAAAGATCGGTACGCGGGTCCTCGTACGGCTCCGCGAGCTCGACATCCCCGTGGTCGTCGTCGAGGAGGACCCCGAGGCGCGGGGCATCCCGCTGGCCCGCTCGATGCACGTGCCGACCGTCATCGGCGACGTCACCCAGGAAGGCGTCCTCGAAGCGGCCAAGATCTATCGCGCCCGCGCCCTCCTCGCACTCACCAGCATCGACACGACGAACCTGGAGGCGGCGCTGTACGCCCGCTCGGTGAAGCCGGACCTGAGGGTCGCACTGCGGCTGTACGACGACGAGTTCGCGACCGCCGTCTACCGCACCCTGCGCACCGCGCACCCCCAGGCCCTGACCCGCTCGCGCTCGGTCTCCCATCTCGCCGCGCCGGCGTTCGCGGGCGCCATGATGGGCCGCCAGGTCCTCGGCGCGATCCCGGTCGAGCGCAAGGTGATGCTGTTCGCCGCCCTGGAGGTCGCGGGGCACCCGCAGTTGGAGGGCCGCACGGTCGAGCAGGCGTTCCGGGCGGGGGCCTGGCGGGTCCTGGCCATCGACGCCACCCCGCCCGCCGACCGCAACCCCGACCTCGCCGCCCCGCTGCCGTTCGACCCGGAGGGCGACGTGGCGCCGCCGCCCTCCGGCCTGGTCTGGGACCTGCACCCCGGCTACGTCCTGCGCGCCCAGGACCGGGTGGTGATCGCCGCCACCCGCCGGGGCCTCGCGGAGCTGCTGCGGCGGCAGCGGGCGGTGGTGCCCAGGCAGTAG
- a CDS encoding DUF6126 family protein, whose protein sequence is MNKRTSDSEEWKARGVFLRVFVYVFATHLFAGFIWLLFYVGGHAPK, encoded by the coding sequence GTGAACAAACGGACGAGTGACAGCGAGGAGTGGAAAGCGCGCGGAGTGTTCCTGCGCGTCTTCGTCTACGTCTTCGCGACGCACTTGTTCGCCGGGTTCATCTGGCTCCTCTTCTACGTGGGCGGGCACGCCCCGAAGTAA
- the trpS gene encoding tryptophan--tRNA ligase, with the protein MTSTAPAPTAPADHHGAELPSTELERRIAQDPGSFRVLTGDRPTGPLHLGHYFGSLLNRVRLQNLGVDVIVLIPDYQVITDRDTAERLGEYTDGLLLDYLALGIDPARSTVFCHSAVPALNQLMLPFLSLVSVAELNRNPTVKDEIAHSRQSTVSGLMLTYPVHQAADILSCKGNLVPVGRDQAPHLEVTRTIARRFNERYGDVFQEPDIMLSAAPLLLGTDGTKMSKSRANSVPLGATADETARLIKGATTDADRHITYDPDARPNVSSLVLLAALCLERDPHEVAAEIGDGGAAVLKRKVTDAVNSHLAPFRARRAEYAKDLTYVRSVLRAGNERANALAEATLDEVREAMGAFR; encoded by the coding sequence ATGACCAGCACCGCACCGGCCCCGACCGCACCCGCCGACCATCACGGCGCCGAACTCCCCAGCACCGAGCTGGAGCGCCGCATCGCCCAGGACCCCGGCAGCTTCCGGGTCCTCACCGGGGACCGCCCCACCGGCCCCCTCCACCTCGGCCACTACTTCGGCTCCCTGCTCAACAGGGTCCGCCTCCAGAACCTCGGCGTGGACGTCATCGTCCTCATCCCCGACTACCAGGTGATCACCGACCGGGACACCGCGGAGCGGCTGGGGGAGTACACCGACGGGCTGCTCCTGGACTACCTGGCCCTCGGTATCGACCCCGCCCGGTCCACCGTCTTCTGCCACAGCGCCGTCCCCGCGCTCAACCAGCTCATGCTGCCCTTCCTCAGCCTCGTCTCCGTCGCGGAGCTGAACCGCAACCCCACGGTCAAGGACGAGATCGCGCACTCCAGGCAGTCCACGGTCAGCGGACTGATGCTCACCTACCCGGTCCACCAGGCCGCCGACATCCTGTCCTGCAAGGGAAACCTGGTTCCGGTCGGCCGGGACCAGGCGCCGCACCTGGAAGTCACCCGGACGATCGCCCGCCGCTTCAACGAGCGGTACGGCGACGTCTTCCAGGAACCGGACATCATGCTCTCCGCCGCGCCGCTGCTGCTCGGCACGGACGGCACGAAGATGAGCAAGAGCCGGGCCAACTCCGTCCCGCTCGGCGCCACCGCCGACGAGACGGCCCGCCTCATCAAGGGCGCGACCACGGACGCCGACCGGCACATCACCTACGACCCCGACGCCCGCCCCAACGTCTCCTCCCTGGTGCTGCTGGCCGCCCTCTGCCTGGAGCGGGACCCGCACGAGGTCGCGGCGGAGATCGGCGACGGCGGAGCCGCTGTCCTCAAGCGGAAGGTGACCGACGCGGTCAACAGCCACCTGGCCCCCTTCCGCGCCCGGCGGGCGGAGTACGCGAAGGACCTGACGTACGTGCGGTCGGTGCTCCGCGCGGGCAACGAGCGGGCGAACGCACTGGCGGAGGCCACGCTGGACGAGGTGCGGGAGGCGATGGGCGCGTTCAGGTAG
- a CDS encoding LLM class flavin-dependent oxidoreductase: MQFGIFTVGDVTTDPTTGRTPTENERIKATLAIAQKAEEVGLDVFATGEHHNPPFVPSSPTTTLGYIAARTENLILSTSTTLITTNDPVKISEDYATLQHLADGRVDLMMGRGNTGPVYPWFGKDIRQGIPMAIENYALLHKLWREDVVDWEGKFRTPLQSFTATPRPLDGVPPFVWHGSIRSPEIAEQAAYYGDGFFHNNIFWPMEHTRKMVDLYRRRYAHYGHGTAEQAIVGLGGQVFMRKNSQDAVREFRPYFDNAPVYGHGPSLEDFTRETPLTVGSPQEVIERTLTFRDAVGDYQRQLFLMDHAGLPLKTVLEQLDLLGEEVVPVLRKEFANLRPAGVPQSAPVHPAVAAARATRTTGTTGTLGTTDTPSTTGTTGTTGTTGTTGTTEKEA; encoded by the coding sequence ATGCAGTTCGGGATCTTCACCGTCGGGGACGTCACGACCGACCCGACCACCGGCCGGACCCCCACCGAGAACGAGCGCATCAAGGCGACCCTGGCCATCGCGCAGAAGGCCGAGGAGGTCGGCCTGGACGTCTTCGCGACCGGTGAGCACCACAACCCGCCGTTCGTCCCGTCCTCCCCGACGACCACCCTCGGCTACATCGCCGCCCGCACCGAGAACCTGATCCTCTCCACGTCCACGACGCTGATCACCACCAACGACCCGGTGAAGATCTCCGAGGACTACGCCACCCTCCAGCACCTCGCGGACGGCCGCGTCGACCTGATGATGGGCCGGGGCAACACCGGGCCGGTCTACCCGTGGTTCGGCAAGGACATCCGCCAGGGCATCCCGATGGCCATCGAGAACTACGCCCTGCTGCACAAGCTGTGGCGCGAGGACGTCGTGGACTGGGAGGGGAAGTTCCGTACGCCGCTCCAGTCCTTCACCGCCACCCCGCGCCCGCTGGACGGCGTCCCGCCGTTCGTCTGGCACGGCTCCATCCGCTCCCCGGAGATCGCCGAGCAGGCCGCGTACTACGGCGACGGCTTCTTCCACAACAACATCTTCTGGCCCATGGAGCACACCAGGAAGATGGTGGACCTCTACCGGCGCCGCTACGCCCACTACGGGCACGGCACCGCCGAACAGGCCATCGTCGGGCTGGGCGGCCAGGTGTTCATGCGGAAGAACTCGCAGGACGCGGTACGGGAGTTCCGCCCGTACTTCGACAACGCGCCGGTCTACGGCCACGGCCCGTCCCTGGAGGACTTCACCCGCGAGACCCCGCTGACCGTGGGCTCCCCGCAGGAGGTCATCGAGCGGACGCTGACGTTCCGGGACGCGGTCGGCGACTACCAGCGCCAGCTGTTCCTGATGGACCACGCGGGGCTCCCGCTGAAGACGGTCCTGGAGCAGCTCGACCTCCTCGGCGAGGAAGTCGTACCGGTGCTGCGCAAGGAGTTCGCCAACCTGCGGCCGGCCGGAGTGCCCCAGTCCGCACCCGTCCACCCGGCGGTCGCCGCGGCCCGCGCCACCCGCACCACGGGCACCACGGGCACCCTGGGCACCACTGACACCCCTAGCACCACCGGCACCACCGGCACCACCGGCACCACCGGCACCACCGGCACCACTGAGAAGGAGGCCTGA
- a CDS encoding FMN reductase: MFATPPLRIVAVSAGLSQPSSTRLLADRLAAATRERLAAEQDRNIEVRVIEVRDLAVDIARHLLSGFPSAALREALDAVTEADGLIAVTPVFTASYSGLFKSFFDLIDNTALTGKPVVLAATGGTARHSLVLEHALRPLFAYLRAVTVPTSVYAASEDWGSAGDEYTDGLPSRIRRAGGELASAVLGRTASGASRAPAPDDGEDAVVPFEQQLADLRLD; the protein is encoded by the coding sequence ATGTTCGCCACCCCTCCCCTGCGCATCGTCGCCGTCTCGGCCGGGCTCAGCCAGCCGTCCTCCACCCGGCTGCTGGCCGACCGGCTGGCCGCCGCCACCCGCGAGCGTCTCGCGGCCGAGCAGGACCGGAACATCGAGGTCCGCGTCATCGAGGTGCGCGACCTCGCCGTGGACATCGCCCGCCACCTGCTCAGCGGCTTCCCTTCGGCCGCGCTGCGGGAAGCGCTCGACGCGGTGACGGAGGCCGACGGGCTGATCGCCGTGACGCCGGTGTTCACCGCCTCCTACAGCGGTCTGTTCAAGTCGTTCTTCGACCTGATCGACAACACCGCGCTGACCGGCAAGCCCGTCGTGCTCGCCGCGACGGGCGGCACGGCCCGGCACTCGCTGGTCCTGGAGCACGCGCTGCGCCCGCTCTTCGCCTACCTGCGGGCCGTCACCGTGCCCACCTCCGTCTACGCGGCCTCGGAGGACTGGGGCTCCGCGGGCGACGAGTACACCGACGGCCTGCCGTCCCGGATCCGGCGCGCGGGCGGCGAGCTGGCCTCCGCCGTCCTGGGCCGTACGGCCTCCGGGGCCTCCCGGGCCCCGGCCCCGGACGACGGGGAGGACGCGGTCGTCCCGTTCGAGCAGCAGCTCGCGGACCTGCGGCTGGACTGA